The Helianthus annuus cultivar XRQ/B chromosome 16, HanXRQr2.0-SUNRISE, whole genome shotgun sequence genome includes a window with the following:
- the LOC110916423 gene encoding solute carrier family 25 member 44 has translation MSMGLAEDDSRIEIHDIHWEMLDKSKFFFLGAALFSGVSSMLYPVAVLKTRQQVLVTDTPCFKMAVSIIRREGFKGLYRGYGTSLMGTIPARALYMGALEMTKSNLGCTAVKMGFPEVKAATIANAVAGLSAAMASQLVWTPIDVVSQRLMVQGGKGGSVMYNGGIDAFKRIFQRDGVKGLYKGFGISVLTYAPSNAVWWASYSMAYRSIWGGVSSYGLKKENSMVVVAVQGLSATIASGFSALVTMPLDTIKTRVQVLEGGEGTRKASVAQTIRNLVKEGGFSACYRGLGARWASMAISATTMITTYESVKKMSTKNQEFYGSLH, from the coding sequence ATGAGTATGGGGCTAGCGGAGGATGACTCAAGGATCGAAATACATGATATTCACTGGGAAATGCTTGATAAATCCAAGTTTTTCTTCCTCGGTGCCGCGTTGTTTTCGGGTGTTTCCAGCATGTTATATCCGGTTGCGGTGTTGAAAACACGCCAACAAGTACTTGTAACAGACACACCGTGCTTCAAGATGGCGGTTTCGATAATAAGACGTGAAGGTTTCAAGGGATTATATAGAGGATATGGGACATCTCTAATGGGCACTATTCCGGCTAGAGCTCTTTACATGGGTGCTCTAGAAATGACCAAGAGTAATCTTGGTTGCACCGCAGTGAAAATGGGGTTTCCAGAGGTAAAAGCGGCTACTATCGCGAATGCTGTGGCTGGATTAAGTGCAGCCATGGCTTCACAGTTGGTGTGGACACCAATTGATGTAGTTAGTCAAAGATTAATGGTCCAAGGTGGAAAAGGTGGTTCGGTTATGTATAATGGAGGCATTGATGCTTTCAAGAGAATTTTTCAAAGAGATGGTGTTAAGGGATTATACAAGGGGTTTGGTATTTCGGTCTTGACATATGCTCCATCGAATGCGGTTTGGTGGGCTTCTTACTCTATGGCTTATCGGTCTATTTGGGGTGGTGTGAGTTCTTATGGTTTAAAGAAAGAGAATTCAATGGTGGTTGTGGCGGTTCAAGGGCTAAGTGCCACGATAGCCAGTGGATTTTCGGCGTTGGTTACAATGCCGTTGGATACTATCAAGACAAGAGTGCAAGTTTTAGAAGGTGGAGAGGGTACCAGGAAGGCAAGTGTTGCACAAACTATTAGGAATTTGGTGAAAGAAGGTGGATTTAGTGCTTGTTACCGAGGGTTGGGTGCAAGATGGGCTTCAATGGCTATTTCCGCAACTACAATGATCACTACTTATGAGTCGGTCAAGAAGATGTCTACTAAGAACCAAGAGTTCTATGGGTCCCTTCACTga